The following nucleotide sequence is from Zea mays cultivar B73 chromosome 1, Zm-B73-REFERENCE-NAM-5.0, whole genome shotgun sequence.
caagaggaggacattgatcaaggaggagatgaagaggaacaagacaaggaagatgatcaagagaaccAGGATCAAAGtcaaccacacccaagagtcaaccaagcaattcaaagagatcatcccgtcaactccatacttgatgacattcacaaggggtaaccactagatcttgagttgctcatttttgtgaacattattcttttgtgtcctctattgagccatacaggatagaggatgcactaagagatccggattgggtgatggcaatgctagaggagctcaacaacttcacgaggaatgaggtatgacatttagttccacgtcctaaccaaaatgttgtaggtaccaagtgggtattccgcaacaaacaagataagcatggtgtggtgactaggaacaatgcccgacttgttgccaaaggttattcacaagtcgaaggtttggattttgatgaaacctatgcacccgtagctagcctTGAgttaatttgtatattacttacctatgctacttaccatggctttaagttgtatcaaatggacatgaaaagtgtcttcctcaatggccctattaaGGAAgaagtatatgttgagcaacctcccggctttgaagataatgagtatccttctcatgtttataaactctcaaaggcgctttatgggctcaagcaaaccctaagagcatgttatgaatgcctgagagactttcttatcactaatggcttcaaagttggaaaagctgaccctactctcttcactaaaacaattgctaaagacttgttcatatgccaaatttatgttgatgatattatatttgggtctactaacaagtcatcttgtaaagagtttagtaagattatgatacagaaattcgagatgtcgatgattggggagttgaagtatttccttggattccaaatcaagcaactccaagagggcaccttcatctatcaaactaagtacattcaagatattctcaagaagtttggaatgaagaatgttaaacccatcaagacacccatgggaacaaatgggcatattgacctcgacatgggaggtaaatccatagatcaaaaggtatatcggtcgatgataggttatttactctatttatgtgcttcacggctggatattatgctttccgtatgcatgtgtgcaaggttctaggcaaatcctaaggaagttcaccttagggccgtgaaacgaatcatgagatatttagtttacactcctaagtttgggctttggtaccccaagggatctacctttgatttaattggatattccgatgccgattatgccagatgtaaaattgataggaagagcacatcagggacttgtaagTTTCTCGGAAGATCCCTGctatcttgggcttcaaagaaacaaaactcagtagctctatccaccaccgaagccgagtatattgctgcaggacactgttgtgcacaattaccctggatgaggcaaacctttagggactatggctataaattgagcaaagtctctctcctatgtgataatgagagtgcaatccgcatggcggataatcccattgaacacaaccgcactaagcacatagacatccggtatcactttttgagagatcaccaacaaaaggtggatatcaaaattgcttatgttagcacccacaaccaattagccgatatttttaccaagcccctagatgaaaagacttttcgcaaacttaggaatgagctaaatattctcgaTTCTTGGAACtttaattgaaacattgcacatatTACTATTTTatttacctttgatcatgtcttgttcctttggtacaaatgcatatttcttattcttcttgtgccaaagctaagactaatgtgcttccatgagtatttctgtgattagtcttagattgaaagagaaatggggcattcggcaaaggcaaggcttccactataACTCTGTCGGTATCACTTATCCTTTGCCCTCCTCATAAACTTTCACTCATATCCTTttaccaaaaggggagaaaataggcccaagggggagaaatgaaaggcctctcaagtttcttcgttttttggcgattaatgccaaagggggagagattaataggcccaaagcaaaaggaccgcaccaccacccattttCAAAAACTATTTCACAAAGGGGAAGATATTATATCAATTACAAAAActctcttgacagctaaggggagaacttcttcaggtggagcttttatttagccaaaggaaaaacatttgaaacgggGTGAGAATTTtctaaatcttgaaaatgctttttgaTATCATACTCTCATActattggctatttgcaaaagaatttcaaAGCCTTTtctaaaagatttgcaaaaacaagctaagtggtgcaaatgtggtccaaaatgtcaaactaGAAGAAAGCAACCATGTATACCTAGAAATACTTTAAATTGGTTTAAATTCAAGTAACTtttgcacatctgtcaaaatagcaaactagttacatttctacactttgtatttgctttggtttgtgttggcatctgttggggactttttcttaaatgctataaattaagaacaaggcaacacaaatgttaatggttaaagacattcgtcctttgaagcattatttctcttaagatataatgatcttcagacgaaggtcatgaaggacgtaccttcatcatctcaatatacaatgaaaagcaggatcatatgaatcatataaaaaacatgaataatcatatgatatcattaaGATATTTttgttatataatcatgaataaacatcgacaatactgaattacatttataccttcgacttgacagaaggtaaaaatccgagCGTGAcgagcgagtgaatacaagtcagcgtgaacagtacaggggtactgttcatctatttataggcccgGGACGCAGCCCGCAtgaaattacatttgtgtccttggTAACTAATCATTACTAAAACACAACTTATCATGGACTAAatggtcttttactctttaagtcggtgttGACCTTCGTCTCAAGACACATCGTCatgtcgaagctccctggattgtagcttcggcttataACTTCATGTTGTGTCTGCTTGCATATcaccctgccgaaggtgtttttactTGGAGGACCTTCAGCGAGGAAGAaggccccaatagtagccccttcgcggtgctagatcgtttttcgtaacgagctcgatccgcgaaaaatctCAAAGGCTTTGGAATGCCAAAGGtcccaaaaacaccttccctgagctcgttgccgagaaacaattaaaatactccaagcgtcgggtggtccaccgttcagtgggtgcgagcgatctggcgattcaccttccaggcaccgagtggtccaccgttcagcgggtgtgggcgatttggcggttcaccttcccacctgcagcactatataaacagacgagttggTACAGAGTtatcacaacattcattgccattgcaccgttgtgctgttaaaaaatttaaccacagccgaagctttttcactgcgcTGTCAAGCGAACACTTCATCATTTAGAGTTAACTTCATCAAAAGAGTGAGCTTCATCAAAACTGCAAAAAGTATCATCAACTTTGTAAAAACCGCAAAAaatccatcagatggccagagtgcgctcgactgcaagggtgactcgtgaaggagaggaAACCGAGGCCACCAAGACAGCTCCAATTTCCGAAGTTATGAGACAGTCAGGTCTAGTTGTGACAGAGAAAGCTACTGATGAAGGTGCTCCTGCTACCGAAGCTGAACATACTGTtgctgaagaagaagaagatattgatgaAGAGGAAGATTACATTATTTTGATCCCAAGTAAACTCAGTCATCTAGATTTTAAGAAATCTACAGTGTCTAAAGCTGACGTACCCATGATGACGAAGCTGGGTTACTTTGGAGAAGTTGAAAGGAAACTGGAACAAGACAAAAAAGAGTTAAAATGAATGAGTTATGCATTTTCTGGTTTTTCTAGAATTATTCTGGCATTAAAAATTAATTTCGAATTAATTTTATCATTACCCCGTTATTCATGGACTGCGGCCATGATACAGAAAGGTTCAGGGGCTAAAGTGTCAAAAATAGAACCCGACTGTAATTATTCTATACCATGAGTGGACTGCAGGTTGATAAATCAAAAAGGTACGGGCTCTTATGTAAAAAGTGGTGACCGAAAGGGTATCGTGGGTTATCATCCGTCCGATCAAAAACATACGCGCCATATATGATCTTGATCGACTACCGTAAGAGGCCACCGGATCCAGATCCGACGGCCCAGATTTAAAGTCGCTCACAACAATTCTTCCGCGTTTGATCTGGATCGGACGATCCGGATTGGTTCGGCCGAATCGATACGTGTGAACAAATCCCAGCCGCCTAACCCGAGATCAACGGCACCAGCAACGCCCCCTGGGATCTAATCCCAACCGTCGACACGTAGATCCACGGCCGGGCACCTGTCTTCTTCCCCCCGGTGGCAAAACACGAAGGCGCTGTCCCGCCCGGCGGTGGGCATTGCCGTGCGCGACGCGCCCCGCGCTCCAATGCCCCTAAATCCCGATTCGTTGGGTCTACACGTGGTGAAGGATAAAGCGAACTCGGGAGAGGCATCCTCACCGTGATTAGCGCGACGCTGCACTCTGCCCGCCGAGCGCGGAGGAGCCCGATGTTAGGTGAGAAATTCCGGCTGCCCCAGTGGTCGATTCTTCCACCCCTGGCCACAAGCACCTTCCAAGCAACGCAGAGAAGCTCCCAAACTCGTCGCGGACCCTCGAGCCTCAGGCGTGGACAGAAACGGCGTTGGCGGACGCTCCCTGCTCTTGGCTCTCTCTTCCGTTCAGGCGATGGCGTTTGGTCTTGGCTCTGGTGAATCGAAACGAGAAGGAGGAGGAGCTGCGGACAGTAGATAAATCCCAGGGGAAGGAAGCGAGGAGGACCGCAACAACCCCGGAGGTCGCGCAGGTTGTTGAGCATCGGCGTCGTTCGTGAGGAGCAGGGGAGAACGCCCTGACTTCTCGGGCCAACACGTCAGTGAGGGGCGCCCGTCGGCCCGACGAGACCCACCTGTCGGGAGGTGCGGTAGCGCGCGCGGGGCGGCTGATCCGCGGGTCCCGCCCGCCGGCGCAGACGTGCGGCCCGGGCCAGCTGGGCCAGTGGGAGGAAGAGAGGTTGGGCCGGCTCCAAGAGTTCGCCTAGAAGAtgtttctttttttatttcttttcctattttcccTATTTGGATTTGAACTTTTATAGAGTTTTGAATCTCCAAATTTACAATCAAATGCACCACAAGAAAGTATCAACATGATTTACTTAACTTGTTTATATTCCATAAATTAATTTCATTACCTTAAACATGGCACTCATATGCTAAGCAAATAAAAAGTCATACATATAAGAACTTAATTTTCTTGCTCTCCTTATCTAAAAATCTGGGCAGTTTGGTTGCACATGGAATTGAGATTTGAAATCAGAGACCTAATTCTCTGGAATTAGACTATAACTAGAAAGTCCCTCTTTCAATACAGAGTATCACTCCTCTCTATTGAGTGGAATTGGACCACACAATTCCAAACACTAGTTCAGTGACATCCAAACAATAGAATTGAAATCATAGCTCATTTCAATACCATGACTGATTTATAACTGAACTCAATACAATTCCACGCCCTCCAATATCGACAaccaaactctctctctctctcgctctctctctctctctcgcgacgcttgtaacccctactatgagcaccccggtgcaagataacataagcctcatcctccctcttgtgttccatcttgcatcaacccatctgggcagggacacgcagcgacaaattcactggtcggttgagggtcctcacgggtccaaaacgccgacagttggcgcgccaggtaggggcctgctacgtgttgacaaatactttcccgttgagttccagatgggtagtctttagcaacctctttagcccgggacggtgctccgcttcgggagtctcgagttcatgtcccacgacggcagctacgacatggtactgctCCTCTCGCAACatgacaacaacgacggtcgtcggctcgcccggcggaggcgaactcgacgacgacttccccccgtggcggaagaggaacacttgggtttgccccgccaccctcctcgccagaggaggaggagacggggcaaccgtggccaggcaggaggtggcacctcgtcggctgtcggaccagagcgagtcgacgacgccggcaccgcaagcaggagcaccgggatgtctgcttggtgaaggtagcgacgccagtctacctagactggaccgacaagcccatcaccttcgaccaaggcgaccaccccgactgcgtaccgagcccaggaaggtacccgctcgtcgtcgaccctgtcatcggcaacgctaggctcaccaaggtcctcatggatggaggcagcagcctcaacatcatctacgccgagaccctagggctcttggggatcgatctgtccgcaatccgggccggtgcaacacctttccacgggatcgtccccggtaagcgtgtcctgccccttgggcaacttgatttgcacgcctgcttcggaactccatccaacttccgaaaggaaaccctcactttcgaggtggttgggttccgagggacctatcacgcggtactgggaagaccgtgctacgccaagttcatggccgtccccaactacacatacctcaagctcaagatgccaggccccaacggaaccatcaccgtcggatccacataccgccacgcttacgagtgcgacgtggaatgcgtggaatacgccgaggccatcgccgagtctgaagccctcatcgccgacctggattgtctctccaaagaggcgcccgacgtgaagcggcacgccggcaacttcgaaccggccaaggcggttaagtccgtctccctcgaccccagcaacgacgccggcaagaaagtcaggatcggctccgagctcgaccccaaataggaagcagtgctcgtcgactttctccgcgcaaacgccgaaatttttgcgtggagtccctcggacatgcccggcataccgagggatgtcgccgagcactcactgaacatccgagccggtgcccgacccgtgaagcagcctctgcgccgctttgatgaagaaaagcgcagggccataggcgaggaggtccacaagctaatggctgcagggttcatcaaagaggtattccatccagaatggttagctaaccctgtgcttgtaaagaaaaaaaaggtgagaaatggaggatgtgcgtagactacactgggttaaacaaagcatgtccaaaggttccctaccctctgcctcgcatcgatcaaattgtggactccactgctgggtgcaaaaccctatcattcctcgacgcctattcaggctatcaccaaatcaagatgaaagagtccgaccagctcgcgacttcttttatcacaccttttggcatgtattgttatactactatgccatttggcttgaggaatgcaggtgcaacataccaaaggtgcatgaatcacgtgttcggagagcacatcggcagaacggtcgaggcttacgttgatgacatcgttgtcaagataaggaaagcctccgacctcctctctgaccttgagataacattcaggtgtctaagagcgaagggcgtaaaactcaatcccgagaagtgtgtcttcggagtcccccgaggcatgctcctagggttcatcgtctccgaacgaggcatcgaggccaacccagagaaaattgcggccatcaccaacatgggacccatcaaagatttaaaaggagtacaaagggtcatgggatgccttgcggctctgagccgcttcatctcacaccttggcgagaaaggattgcccttgtaccgcctcttaaggaaggtcgagcgcttcacttggacccccgaggccgaagaggccctcggaaacttaaaggcgcttcttactaatgcacccatcttggtgcctcccgctgcgggagaagctctCTTGATttatgtagccgcaaccactcaggtggtcagcgccgtggtcgtagtcgagagacaagaagaagggcatgcactgcttgtctagaggccggtctacttcatcagcgaggtgctatccgagaccaagatccgctacccacaaaaccagaagctactgtacgcagtgattctgacacggcgaaagttgcgacactacttcgagtctcacccggtgactgtggtgtcatccttccccctaggagagatcatccagtgccgagaggcctcgggtaggatagcaaaatgggcagtggaactcatgggcgaaacactttcatttgcccctcggaaggcaataaaatcccaagtcttggcagacttcctggctgaatagatcgacacccaattgccgacagctccaatacaacccgaactttggaccatgtactttgatgggtcgcttatgaaaataggagcaggtgctggcttgctcttcatctcacccctcgggaaacatgtgtgctacatactgcgcctccattttccggcgtcaaacaacgtggctgagtacgaggccttggttaatggactgcgcatcaccgtcgagctaggggttcggtgcctcgacgctcgtggcgactcgcagctcattattgaccaagtcatgaagaactctcactgccacgatcggaaaatggaggcctactgcgacgaagttcggcgcttggaagataagttctatgagctggagctcaaccatgttgctcgacggtacaacgagaccgcagacgagctagctaaaatagcctcagggtgaacaacggttcccccgaatgtcttctccaAGGATATATATCAGCCATCCATCaaaatcgacgacgcgcccgaacccgaggagacctcagcccagcccgaggtaccctcagtcgccgagggtgaggccctgcgtgttGAGGGAGAGCAGGATGGGGTTACGCCAAacctgaactggcagaccccgtacctggaatatctcctccgaggagagctgcccctcgacaaggccgaagctcggcgactggctcggcgcgctaagtcgttcgttttactgggtgatgaaaaggagctgtaTCACCACAGCCCCTcgagcattctccaacgatgcatatctgttgcccaaggacaagagttgttacaagaaatacactcgggggcttgcggtcaccatgcagcgccTCGGGCCCTCATGGGAAACACTTTCcgataaggtttctactggctgaccgcagtggccgacaccactaggattgtacgctcctgccgagggtgccaattctacgcaagacagatgcacctgcccgctcaggccctccaGACGATACCAATCACTTGGTCGTTcgtcgtgtggggtctggacctcgtcggtcccttgcagaaggcaccagggggcttcacgcacctgctggtcgccatcgacaaattctccaagtggatcgaagtccgacccttaaccagcatcaggtccgagcaggcggtagcgttcttcacaaacatcatccaccgctttggggtcccaaactccatcatcaccgacaatggcacgcagttcactgggaaaaagttcttAGACTTCTGCAAAGgccaccacatccgagtggactgggccaccgttgcTCACCCGATGACAaacgggcaggtggagcgcgccaatggcatgattttgcagggactaaagtcgaggatctacaacgaccttaacaggttcggcaagcggtggataaaagagctaccctcgatggtttggagtctgaggacgacgccgagtcgggccacgggtttctcgctattctttctagtctatggggccgaggccatcttacccacggacttggaatacggttccccgaggacaaatgcttacgacgaccgaagcaaccaaaccagccgagaagattcattggaccagctggaagaggctcaggacgtggccttactacactcggcgtggtatcagcagtctctgcaacgctaccacgcccgaagggttcggccccgaggcttccaagtaggagacttggtacttcggctgcgacaagacgcccgagggcgccacaagcttactcctccctgggaagggccgttcatcgtcaccaaaat
It contains:
- the LOC109943669 gene encoding uncharacterized protein, with the translated sequence MLNNLRDLRGCCGPPRFLPLGFIYCPQLLLLLVSIHQSQDQTPSPERKREPRAGSVRQRRFCPRLRLEGPRRVWELLCVAWKVLVARGGRIDHWGSRNFSPNIGLLRARRAECSVALITFPFNFSKVTQLRHHGNSMFSFGSRSTFISSFLCHN